The following coding sequences lie in one Gorilla gorilla gorilla isolate KB3781 chromosome 5, NHGRI_mGorGor1-v2.1_pri, whole genome shotgun sequence genomic window:
- the C2 gene encoding complement C2 isoform X4, whose amino-acid sequence MGPLMVLFCLLFVYTGLADSAPSCPQNVNISGGTFTLSHGWAPGSLLTYSCPQGLYPSPASRLCKSSGQWQTPGATRSLSKAVCKPVRCPAPVSFENGIYTPRLGSYPVGGNVSFECEDGFILRGSPVRHCCPNGMWDGETAVCDNGESSSCCPGWSAMAQSQLTATSASRVQVTLLPQPPKKLGLRHAPPCLAGHCPNPGISLGAVRTGSRFGHGDKVRYRCSSNLVLTGSSERECQGNGVWSGTEPICRQPYSYDFPEDVAPALGTSFSHMLGATNPTQKTKDHENGTGTNTYAALNSVYLMMNNQMRILGMETMAWQEIRHAIILLTDGKSNMGGSPKTAVDRIREILNINQKRNDYLDIYAIGVGKLDVDWRELNELGSKKDGERHAFILQDTKALHQVFEHMLDVSKLTDTICGVGNMSANASDQERTPWHVTIKPKSQETCRGALISDQWVLTAAHCFRDGNDHSLWRVNVGDPKSQWGKEFLIEKAVISPGFDVFAKKNQGILEFYGDDIALLKLAQKVKMSTHARPICLPCTMEANLALRRPQGSTCRDHENELLNKQSVPAHFVALNGSKLNINLKMGVEWTSCAEVVSQEKTMFPNLTDVREVVTDQFLCSGTQEDESPCKGESGGAVFLERRFRFFQVGLVSWGLYNPCLGSADKNSRKRAPRSKVPPPRDFHINLFRMQPWLRQHLGDVLNFLPL is encoded by the exons ATGGGCCCACTGATGGTTCTTTTTTGCCTGCTGTTCGTGTACACAG GTCTGGCAGACTCGGCTCCCTCCTGCCCTCAGAACGTGAATATCTCGGGTGGCACCTTCACCCTCAGCCATGGCTGGGCTCCTGGGAGCCTTCTCACCTACTCCTGCCCCCAGGGCCTGTACCCATCCCCAGCATCACGGCTGTGCAAGAGCAGTGGACAGTGGCAGACCCCAGGAGCCACCCGGTCTCTGTCTAAGGCGGTCTGCAAAC CTGTGCGCTGTCCAGCCCCTGTCTCCTTTGAGAATGGCATTTATACCCCACGGCTGGGGTCCTACCCCGTGGGTGGCAATGTGAGCTTCGAGTGTGAGGATGGCTTCATATTGCGGGGCTCGCCTGTGCGTCACTGTTGCCCCAACGGCATGTGGGATGGAGAAACAGCTGTGTGTGATAATGGGG agtctagctcttgttgcccaggctggagtgcaatggcgcaatctcagctcaccgcaacatctgcctcccgggttcaagtgactctcctgcctcagcctcccaagaagctgggattacggcatgcgccaccatgcctcg CTGGCCACTGCCCCAACCCAGGCATTTCACTGGGCGCAGTGCGGACAGGTTCCCGCTTTGGTCATGGGGACAAGGTCCGCTATCGCTGCTCCTCGAATCTTGTGCTCACGGGGTCTTCGGAGCGGGAGTGCCAGGGCAACGGGGTCTGGAGTGGAACGGAGCCCATCTGCCGCC AACCCTACTCTTATGACTTCCCTGAGGACGTGGCCCCTGCCCTGGGCACTTCCTTCTCCCACATGCTTGGGGCCACCAATCCCACCCAGAAGACAAAGG ATCATGAAAATGGAACTGGGACTAACACTTACGCGGCCTTAAACAGTGTCTATCTCATGATGAACAACCAAATGCGAATCCTTGGCATGGAAACGATGGCCTGGCAGGAAATCCGACATGCCATCATCCTTCTGACAGATG GAAAGTCCAATATGGGCGGCTCTCCCAAGACAGCTGTTGACCGTATCAGAGAGATCCTGAACATCAACCAGAAGAGGAATGACTATCTGG ACATCTATGCCATCGGGGTGGGCAAGCTGGATGTGGACTGGAGAGAACTGAATGAGCTAGGGTCCAAGAAGGATGGTGAGAGGCATGCCTTCATTCTGCAGGACACAAAGGCTCTGCACCAGGTCTTTGAACATATGCTGG ATGTCTCCAAGCTCACAGACACCATCTGCGGGGTGGGGAACATGTCAGCAAACGCCTCTGACCAGGAGAGGACACCCTGGCATGTCACTATTAAG CCCAAGAGCCAAGAGACCTGCCGGGGGGCCCTCATCTCCGACCAATGGGTCCTGACAGCAGCTCATTGCTTCCGCGATGGCAACGACCACTCCCTGTGGAGGGTCAATGTGG GAGACCCCAAATCCCAGTGGGGCAAAGAATTCCTTATTGAGAAGGCGGTGATCTCCCCAGGGTTTGATGTCTTTGCCAAAAAGAACCAGGGAATCCTGGAGTTCTATGGTGATGACATAGCTCTGCTGAAGCTGGCCCAGAAAGTAAAGATGTCCACCCATGCCAG GCCCATCTGCCTTCCCTGCACGATGGAGGCCAATCTGGCTCTGCGGAGACCTCAAGGCAGCACCTGTAGGGACCATG AGAATGAACTGCtgaacaaacagagtgttcctgCTCATTTTGTCGCCTTGAATGGGAGCAAACTGAACATTAACCTTAAGATGGGAGTGGAG TGGACAAGCTGTGCCGAGGTTGTCTCCCAAGAAAAAACCATGTTCCCCAACTTGACAGATGTCAGGGAGGTGGTGACAGACCAGTTCCTATGCAGTGGGACCCAGGAGGATGAGAGTCCCTGCAAGG GAGAATCTGGGGGAGCAGTTTTCCTTGAGCGGAGATTCAGGTTTTTTCAG gTGGGTCTGGTGAGCTGGGGTCTTTACAACCCCTGCCTTGGCTCTGCTGACAAAAACTCCCGCAAAAGGGCCCCTCGTAGCAAGGTCCCGCCGCCACGAGACTTTCACATCAATCTCTTCCGCATGCAGCCCTGGCTGAGGCAGCACCTGGGGGATGTCCTGAATTTTTTACCCCTCTAG
- the C2 gene encoding complement C2 isoform X3, with the protein MGPLMVLFCLLFVYTGLADSAPSCPQNVNISGGTFTLSHGWAPGSLLTYSCPQGLYPSPASRLCKSSGQWQTPGATRSLSKAVCKPVRCPAPVSFENGIYTPRLGSYPVGGNVSFECEDGFILRGSPVRHCCPNGMWDGETAVCDNGESSSCCPGWSAMAQSQLTATSASRVQVTLLPQPPKKLGLRHAPPCLAGHCPNPGISLGAVRTGSRFGHGDKVRYRCSSNLVLTGSSERECQGNGVWSGTEPICRQPYSYDFPEDVAPALGTSFSHMLGATNPTQKTKESLGRKIQIQRSGHLNLYLLLDCSQSVSENDFLIFKESASLMVDRIFSFEINVSVAIITFASKPKVLMSVLNDNSRDMTEVISSLENANYKDHENGTGTNTYAALNSVYLMMNNQMRILGMETMAWQEIRHAIILLTDGKSNMGGSPKTAVDRIREILNINQKRNDYLDIYAIGVGKLDVDWRELNELGSKKDGERHAFILQDTKALHQVFEHMLDVSKLTDTICGVGNMSANASDQERTPWHVTIKPKSQETCRGALISDQWVLTAAHCFRDGNDHSLWRVNVGDPKSQWGKEFLIEKAVISPGFDVFAKKNQGILEFYGDDIALLKLAQKVKMSTHARPICLPCTMEANLALRRPQGSTCRDHENELLNKQSVPAHFVALNGSKLNINLKMGVEWTSCAEVVSQEKTMFPNLTDVREVVTDQFLCSGTQEDESPCKGGSGELGSLQPLPWLC; encoded by the exons ATGGGCCCACTGATGGTTCTTTTTTGCCTGCTGTTCGTGTACACAG GTCTGGCAGACTCGGCTCCCTCCTGCCCTCAGAACGTGAATATCTCGGGTGGCACCTTCACCCTCAGCCATGGCTGGGCTCCTGGGAGCCTTCTCACCTACTCCTGCCCCCAGGGCCTGTACCCATCCCCAGCATCACGGCTGTGCAAGAGCAGTGGACAGTGGCAGACCCCAGGAGCCACCCGGTCTCTGTCTAAGGCGGTCTGCAAAC CTGTGCGCTGTCCAGCCCCTGTCTCCTTTGAGAATGGCATTTATACCCCACGGCTGGGGTCCTACCCCGTGGGTGGCAATGTGAGCTTCGAGTGTGAGGATGGCTTCATATTGCGGGGCTCGCCTGTGCGTCACTGTTGCCCCAACGGCATGTGGGATGGAGAAACAGCTGTGTGTGATAATGGGG agtctagctcttgttgcccaggctggagtgcaatggcgcaatctcagctcaccgcaacatctgcctcccgggttcaagtgactctcctgcctcagcctcccaagaagctgggattacggcatgcgccaccatgcctcg CTGGCCACTGCCCCAACCCAGGCATTTCACTGGGCGCAGTGCGGACAGGTTCCCGCTTTGGTCATGGGGACAAGGTCCGCTATCGCTGCTCCTCGAATCTTGTGCTCACGGGGTCTTCGGAGCGGGAGTGCCAGGGCAACGGGGTCTGGAGTGGAACGGAGCCCATCTGCCGCC AACCCTACTCTTATGACTTCCCTGAGGACGTGGCCCCTGCCCTGGGCACTTCCTTCTCCCACATGCTTGGGGCCACCAATCCCACCCAGAAGACAAAGG AAAGCCTGGGCCGTAAAATCCAAATCCAGCGCTCTGGTCATCTGAACCTCTACCTGCTCCTGGACTGTTCGCAGAGTGTGTCGGAAAATGACTTTCTCATCTTCAAGGAGAGTGCCTCCCTCATGGTGGACAGG ATCTTCAGCTTTGAGATCAATGTGAGTGTTGCCATTATCACCTTTGCCTCCAAGCCCAAAGTCCTCATGTCTGTCCTGAACGACAACTCCCGGGATATGACTGAGGTGATCAGCAGCCTGGAAAATGCCAACTATAAAG ATCATGAAAATGGAACTGGGACTAACACTTACGCGGCCTTAAACAGTGTCTATCTCATGATGAACAACCAAATGCGAATCCTTGGCATGGAAACGATGGCCTGGCAGGAAATCCGACATGCCATCATCCTTCTGACAGATG GAAAGTCCAATATGGGCGGCTCTCCCAAGACAGCTGTTGACCGTATCAGAGAGATCCTGAACATCAACCAGAAGAGGAATGACTATCTGG ACATCTATGCCATCGGGGTGGGCAAGCTGGATGTGGACTGGAGAGAACTGAATGAGCTAGGGTCCAAGAAGGATGGTGAGAGGCATGCCTTCATTCTGCAGGACACAAAGGCTCTGCACCAGGTCTTTGAACATATGCTGG ATGTCTCCAAGCTCACAGACACCATCTGCGGGGTGGGGAACATGTCAGCAAACGCCTCTGACCAGGAGAGGACACCCTGGCATGTCACTATTAAG CCCAAGAGCCAAGAGACCTGCCGGGGGGCCCTCATCTCCGACCAATGGGTCCTGACAGCAGCTCATTGCTTCCGCGATGGCAACGACCACTCCCTGTGGAGGGTCAATGTGG GAGACCCCAAATCCCAGTGGGGCAAAGAATTCCTTATTGAGAAGGCGGTGATCTCCCCAGGGTTTGATGTCTTTGCCAAAAAGAACCAGGGAATCCTGGAGTTCTATGGTGATGACATAGCTCTGCTGAAGCTGGCCCAGAAAGTAAAGATGTCCACCCATGCCAG GCCCATCTGCCTTCCCTGCACGATGGAGGCCAATCTGGCTCTGCGGAGACCTCAAGGCAGCACCTGTAGGGACCATG AGAATGAACTGCtgaacaaacagagtgttcctgCTCATTTTGTCGCCTTGAATGGGAGCAAACTGAACATTAACCTTAAGATGGGAGTGGAG TGGACAAGCTGTGCCGAGGTTGTCTCCCAAGAAAAAACCATGTTCCCCAACTTGACAGATGTCAGGGAGGTGGTGACAGACCAGTTCCTATGCAGTGGGACCCAGGAGGATGAGAGTCCCTGCAAGG gTGGGTCTGGTGAGCTGGGGTCTTTACAACCCCTGCCTTGGCTCTGCTGA
- the C2 gene encoding complement C2 isoform X2 — translation MGPLMVLFCLLFVYTGLADSAPSCPQNVNISGGTFTLSHGWAPGSLLTYSCPQGLYPSPASRLCKSSGQWQTPGATRSLSKAVCKPVRCPAPVSFENGIYTPRLGSYPVGGNVSFECEDGFILRGSPVRHCCPNGMWDGETAVCDNGAGHCPNPGISLGAVRTGSRFGHGDKVRYRCSSNLVLTGSSERECQGNGVWSGTEPICRQPYSYDFPEDVAPALGTSFSHMLGATNPTQKTKESLGRKIQIQRSGHLNLYLLLDCSQSVSENDFLIFKESASLMVDRIFSFEINVSVAIITFASKPKVLMSVLNDNSRDMTEVISSLENANYKDHENGTGTNTYAALNSVYLMMNNQMRILGMETMAWQEIRHAIILLTDGKSNMGGSPKTAVDRIREILNINQKRNDYLDIYAIGVGKLDVDWRELNELGSKKDGERHAFILQDTKALHQVFEHMLDVSKLTDTICGVGNMSANASDQERTPWHVTIKPKSQETCRGALISDQWVLTAAHCFRDGNDHSLWRVNVGDPKSQWGKEFLIEKAVISPGFDVFAKKNQGILEFYGDDIALLKLAQKVKMSTHARPICLPCTMEANLALRRPQGSTCRDHENELLNKQSVPAHFVALNGSKLNINLKMGVEWTSCAEVVSQEKTMFPNLTDVREVVTDQFLCSGTQEDESPCKGESGGAVFLERRFRFFQVGLVSWGLYNPCLGSADKNSRKRAPRSKVPPPRDFHINLFRMQPWLRQHLGDVLNFLPL, via the exons ATGGGCCCACTGATGGTTCTTTTTTGCCTGCTGTTCGTGTACACAG GTCTGGCAGACTCGGCTCCCTCCTGCCCTCAGAACGTGAATATCTCGGGTGGCACCTTCACCCTCAGCCATGGCTGGGCTCCTGGGAGCCTTCTCACCTACTCCTGCCCCCAGGGCCTGTACCCATCCCCAGCATCACGGCTGTGCAAGAGCAGTGGACAGTGGCAGACCCCAGGAGCCACCCGGTCTCTGTCTAAGGCGGTCTGCAAAC CTGTGCGCTGTCCAGCCCCTGTCTCCTTTGAGAATGGCATTTATACCCCACGGCTGGGGTCCTACCCCGTGGGTGGCAATGTGAGCTTCGAGTGTGAGGATGGCTTCATATTGCGGGGCTCGCCTGTGCGTCACTGTTGCCCCAACGGCATGTGGGATGGAGAAACAGCTGTGTGTGATAATGGGG CTGGCCACTGCCCCAACCCAGGCATTTCACTGGGCGCAGTGCGGACAGGTTCCCGCTTTGGTCATGGGGACAAGGTCCGCTATCGCTGCTCCTCGAATCTTGTGCTCACGGGGTCTTCGGAGCGGGAGTGCCAGGGCAACGGGGTCTGGAGTGGAACGGAGCCCATCTGCCGCC AACCCTACTCTTATGACTTCCCTGAGGACGTGGCCCCTGCCCTGGGCACTTCCTTCTCCCACATGCTTGGGGCCACCAATCCCACCCAGAAGACAAAGG AAAGCCTGGGCCGTAAAATCCAAATCCAGCGCTCTGGTCATCTGAACCTCTACCTGCTCCTGGACTGTTCGCAGAGTGTGTCGGAAAATGACTTTCTCATCTTCAAGGAGAGTGCCTCCCTCATGGTGGACAGG ATCTTCAGCTTTGAGATCAATGTGAGTGTTGCCATTATCACCTTTGCCTCCAAGCCCAAAGTCCTCATGTCTGTCCTGAACGACAACTCCCGGGATATGACTGAGGTGATCAGCAGCCTGGAAAATGCCAACTATAAAG ATCATGAAAATGGAACTGGGACTAACACTTACGCGGCCTTAAACAGTGTCTATCTCATGATGAACAACCAAATGCGAATCCTTGGCATGGAAACGATGGCCTGGCAGGAAATCCGACATGCCATCATCCTTCTGACAGATG GAAAGTCCAATATGGGCGGCTCTCCCAAGACAGCTGTTGACCGTATCAGAGAGATCCTGAACATCAACCAGAAGAGGAATGACTATCTGG ACATCTATGCCATCGGGGTGGGCAAGCTGGATGTGGACTGGAGAGAACTGAATGAGCTAGGGTCCAAGAAGGATGGTGAGAGGCATGCCTTCATTCTGCAGGACACAAAGGCTCTGCACCAGGTCTTTGAACATATGCTGG ATGTCTCCAAGCTCACAGACACCATCTGCGGGGTGGGGAACATGTCAGCAAACGCCTCTGACCAGGAGAGGACACCCTGGCATGTCACTATTAAG CCCAAGAGCCAAGAGACCTGCCGGGGGGCCCTCATCTCCGACCAATGGGTCCTGACAGCAGCTCATTGCTTCCGCGATGGCAACGACCACTCCCTGTGGAGGGTCAATGTGG GAGACCCCAAATCCCAGTGGGGCAAAGAATTCCTTATTGAGAAGGCGGTGATCTCCCCAGGGTTTGATGTCTTTGCCAAAAAGAACCAGGGAATCCTGGAGTTCTATGGTGATGACATAGCTCTGCTGAAGCTGGCCCAGAAAGTAAAGATGTCCACCCATGCCAG GCCCATCTGCCTTCCCTGCACGATGGAGGCCAATCTGGCTCTGCGGAGACCTCAAGGCAGCACCTGTAGGGACCATG AGAATGAACTGCtgaacaaacagagtgttcctgCTCATTTTGTCGCCTTGAATGGGAGCAAACTGAACATTAACCTTAAGATGGGAGTGGAG TGGACAAGCTGTGCCGAGGTTGTCTCCCAAGAAAAAACCATGTTCCCCAACTTGACAGATGTCAGGGAGGTGGTGACAGACCAGTTCCTATGCAGTGGGACCCAGGAGGATGAGAGTCCCTGCAAGG GAGAATCTGGGGGAGCAGTTTTCCTTGAGCGGAGATTCAGGTTTTTTCAG gTGGGTCTGGTGAGCTGGGGTCTTTACAACCCCTGCCTTGGCTCTGCTGACAAAAACTCCCGCAAAAGGGCCCCTCGTAGCAAGGTCCCGCCGCCACGAGACTTTCACATCAATCTCTTCCGCATGCAGCCCTGGCTGAGGCAGCACCTGGGGGATGTCCTGAATTTTTTACCCCTCTAG
- the C2 gene encoding complement C2 isoform X1 produces the protein MGPLMVLFCLLFVYTGLADSAPSCPQNVNISGGTFTLSHGWAPGSLLTYSCPQGLYPSPASRLCKSSGQWQTPGATRSLSKAVCKPVRCPAPVSFENGIYTPRLGSYPVGGNVSFECEDGFILRGSPVRHCCPNGMWDGETAVCDNGESSSCCPGWSAMAQSQLTATSASRVQVTLLPQPPKKLGLRHAPPCLAGHCPNPGISLGAVRTGSRFGHGDKVRYRCSSNLVLTGSSERECQGNGVWSGTEPICRQPYSYDFPEDVAPALGTSFSHMLGATNPTQKTKESLGRKIQIQRSGHLNLYLLLDCSQSVSENDFLIFKESASLMVDRIFSFEINVSVAIITFASKPKVLMSVLNDNSRDMTEVISSLENANYKDHENGTGTNTYAALNSVYLMMNNQMRILGMETMAWQEIRHAIILLTDGKSNMGGSPKTAVDRIREILNINQKRNDYLDIYAIGVGKLDVDWRELNELGSKKDGERHAFILQDTKALHQVFEHMLDVSKLTDTICGVGNMSANASDQERTPWHVTIKPKSQETCRGALISDQWVLTAAHCFRDGNDHSLWRVNVGDPKSQWGKEFLIEKAVISPGFDVFAKKNQGILEFYGDDIALLKLAQKVKMSTHARPICLPCTMEANLALRRPQGSTCRDHENELLNKQSVPAHFVALNGSKLNINLKMGVEWTSCAEVVSQEKTMFPNLTDVREVVTDQFLCSGTQEDESPCKGESGGAVFLERRFRFFQVGLVSWGLYNPCLGSADKNSRKRAPRSKVPPPRDFHINLFRMQPWLRQHLGDVLNFLPL, from the exons ATGGGCCCACTGATGGTTCTTTTTTGCCTGCTGTTCGTGTACACAG GTCTGGCAGACTCGGCTCCCTCCTGCCCTCAGAACGTGAATATCTCGGGTGGCACCTTCACCCTCAGCCATGGCTGGGCTCCTGGGAGCCTTCTCACCTACTCCTGCCCCCAGGGCCTGTACCCATCCCCAGCATCACGGCTGTGCAAGAGCAGTGGACAGTGGCAGACCCCAGGAGCCACCCGGTCTCTGTCTAAGGCGGTCTGCAAAC CTGTGCGCTGTCCAGCCCCTGTCTCCTTTGAGAATGGCATTTATACCCCACGGCTGGGGTCCTACCCCGTGGGTGGCAATGTGAGCTTCGAGTGTGAGGATGGCTTCATATTGCGGGGCTCGCCTGTGCGTCACTGTTGCCCCAACGGCATGTGGGATGGAGAAACAGCTGTGTGTGATAATGGGG agtctagctcttgttgcccaggctggagtgcaatggcgcaatctcagctcaccgcaacatctgcctcccgggttcaagtgactctcctgcctcagcctcccaagaagctgggattacggcatgcgccaccatgcctcg CTGGCCACTGCCCCAACCCAGGCATTTCACTGGGCGCAGTGCGGACAGGTTCCCGCTTTGGTCATGGGGACAAGGTCCGCTATCGCTGCTCCTCGAATCTTGTGCTCACGGGGTCTTCGGAGCGGGAGTGCCAGGGCAACGGGGTCTGGAGTGGAACGGAGCCCATCTGCCGCC AACCCTACTCTTATGACTTCCCTGAGGACGTGGCCCCTGCCCTGGGCACTTCCTTCTCCCACATGCTTGGGGCCACCAATCCCACCCAGAAGACAAAGG AAAGCCTGGGCCGTAAAATCCAAATCCAGCGCTCTGGTCATCTGAACCTCTACCTGCTCCTGGACTGTTCGCAGAGTGTGTCGGAAAATGACTTTCTCATCTTCAAGGAGAGTGCCTCCCTCATGGTGGACAGG ATCTTCAGCTTTGAGATCAATGTGAGTGTTGCCATTATCACCTTTGCCTCCAAGCCCAAAGTCCTCATGTCTGTCCTGAACGACAACTCCCGGGATATGACTGAGGTGATCAGCAGCCTGGAAAATGCCAACTATAAAG ATCATGAAAATGGAACTGGGACTAACACTTACGCGGCCTTAAACAGTGTCTATCTCATGATGAACAACCAAATGCGAATCCTTGGCATGGAAACGATGGCCTGGCAGGAAATCCGACATGCCATCATCCTTCTGACAGATG GAAAGTCCAATATGGGCGGCTCTCCCAAGACAGCTGTTGACCGTATCAGAGAGATCCTGAACATCAACCAGAAGAGGAATGACTATCTGG ACATCTATGCCATCGGGGTGGGCAAGCTGGATGTGGACTGGAGAGAACTGAATGAGCTAGGGTCCAAGAAGGATGGTGAGAGGCATGCCTTCATTCTGCAGGACACAAAGGCTCTGCACCAGGTCTTTGAACATATGCTGG ATGTCTCCAAGCTCACAGACACCATCTGCGGGGTGGGGAACATGTCAGCAAACGCCTCTGACCAGGAGAGGACACCCTGGCATGTCACTATTAAG CCCAAGAGCCAAGAGACCTGCCGGGGGGCCCTCATCTCCGACCAATGGGTCCTGACAGCAGCTCATTGCTTCCGCGATGGCAACGACCACTCCCTGTGGAGGGTCAATGTGG GAGACCCCAAATCCCAGTGGGGCAAAGAATTCCTTATTGAGAAGGCGGTGATCTCCCCAGGGTTTGATGTCTTTGCCAAAAAGAACCAGGGAATCCTGGAGTTCTATGGTGATGACATAGCTCTGCTGAAGCTGGCCCAGAAAGTAAAGATGTCCACCCATGCCAG GCCCATCTGCCTTCCCTGCACGATGGAGGCCAATCTGGCTCTGCGGAGACCTCAAGGCAGCACCTGTAGGGACCATG AGAATGAACTGCtgaacaaacagagtgttcctgCTCATTTTGTCGCCTTGAATGGGAGCAAACTGAACATTAACCTTAAGATGGGAGTGGAG TGGACAAGCTGTGCCGAGGTTGTCTCCCAAGAAAAAACCATGTTCCCCAACTTGACAGATGTCAGGGAGGTGGTGACAGACCAGTTCCTATGCAGTGGGACCCAGGAGGATGAGAGTCCCTGCAAGG GAGAATCTGGGGGAGCAGTTTTCCTTGAGCGGAGATTCAGGTTTTTTCAG gTGGGTCTGGTGAGCTGGGGTCTTTACAACCCCTGCCTTGGCTCTGCTGACAAAAACTCCCGCAAAAGGGCCCCTCGTAGCAAGGTCCCGCCGCCACGAGACTTTCACATCAATCTCTTCCGCATGCAGCCCTGGCTGAGGCAGCACCTGGGGGATGTCCTGAATTTTTTACCCCTCTAG
- the C2 gene encoding complement C2 isoform X6 has translation MGPLMVLFCLLFVYTGLADSAPSCPQNVNISGGTFTLSHGWAPGSLLTYSCPQGLYPSPASRLCKSSGQWQTPGATRSLSKAVCKPVRCPAPVSFENGIYTPRLGSYPVGGNVSFECEDGFILRGSPVRHCCPNGMWDGETAVCDNGAGHCPNPGISLGAVRTGSRFGHGDKVRYRCSSNLVLTGSSERECQGNGVWSGTEPICRQPYSYDFPEDVAPALGTSFSHMLGATNPTQKTKDHENGTGTNTYAALNSVYLMMNNQMRILGMETMAWQEIRHAIILLTDGKSNMGGSPKTAVDRIREILNINQKRNDYLDIYAIGVGKLDVDWRELNELGSKKDGERHAFILQDTKALHQVFEHMLDVSKLTDTICGVGNMSANASDQERTPWHVTIKPKSQETCRGALISDQWVLTAAHCFRDGNDHSLWRVNVGDPKSQWGKEFLIEKAVISPGFDVFAKKNQGILEFYGDDIALLKLAQKVKMSTHARPICLPCTMEANLALRRPQGSTCRDHENELLNKQSVPAHFVALNGSKLNINLKMGVEWTSCAEVVSQEKTMFPNLTDVREVVTDQFLCSGTQEDESPCKGESGGAVFLERRFRFFQVGLVSWGLYNPCLGSADKNSRKRAPRSKVPPPRDFHINLFRMQPWLRQHLGDVLNFLPL, from the exons ATGGGCCCACTGATGGTTCTTTTTTGCCTGCTGTTCGTGTACACAG GTCTGGCAGACTCGGCTCCCTCCTGCCCTCAGAACGTGAATATCTCGGGTGGCACCTTCACCCTCAGCCATGGCTGGGCTCCTGGGAGCCTTCTCACCTACTCCTGCCCCCAGGGCCTGTACCCATCCCCAGCATCACGGCTGTGCAAGAGCAGTGGACAGTGGCAGACCCCAGGAGCCACCCGGTCTCTGTCTAAGGCGGTCTGCAAAC CTGTGCGCTGTCCAGCCCCTGTCTCCTTTGAGAATGGCATTTATACCCCACGGCTGGGGTCCTACCCCGTGGGTGGCAATGTGAGCTTCGAGTGTGAGGATGGCTTCATATTGCGGGGCTCGCCTGTGCGTCACTGTTGCCCCAACGGCATGTGGGATGGAGAAACAGCTGTGTGTGATAATGGGG CTGGCCACTGCCCCAACCCAGGCATTTCACTGGGCGCAGTGCGGACAGGTTCCCGCTTTGGTCATGGGGACAAGGTCCGCTATCGCTGCTCCTCGAATCTTGTGCTCACGGGGTCTTCGGAGCGGGAGTGCCAGGGCAACGGGGTCTGGAGTGGAACGGAGCCCATCTGCCGCC AACCCTACTCTTATGACTTCCCTGAGGACGTGGCCCCTGCCCTGGGCACTTCCTTCTCCCACATGCTTGGGGCCACCAATCCCACCCAGAAGACAAAGG ATCATGAAAATGGAACTGGGACTAACACTTACGCGGCCTTAAACAGTGTCTATCTCATGATGAACAACCAAATGCGAATCCTTGGCATGGAAACGATGGCCTGGCAGGAAATCCGACATGCCATCATCCTTCTGACAGATG GAAAGTCCAATATGGGCGGCTCTCCCAAGACAGCTGTTGACCGTATCAGAGAGATCCTGAACATCAACCAGAAGAGGAATGACTATCTGG ACATCTATGCCATCGGGGTGGGCAAGCTGGATGTGGACTGGAGAGAACTGAATGAGCTAGGGTCCAAGAAGGATGGTGAGAGGCATGCCTTCATTCTGCAGGACACAAAGGCTCTGCACCAGGTCTTTGAACATATGCTGG ATGTCTCCAAGCTCACAGACACCATCTGCGGGGTGGGGAACATGTCAGCAAACGCCTCTGACCAGGAGAGGACACCCTGGCATGTCACTATTAAG CCCAAGAGCCAAGAGACCTGCCGGGGGGCCCTCATCTCCGACCAATGGGTCCTGACAGCAGCTCATTGCTTCCGCGATGGCAACGACCACTCCCTGTGGAGGGTCAATGTGG GAGACCCCAAATCCCAGTGGGGCAAAGAATTCCTTATTGAGAAGGCGGTGATCTCCCCAGGGTTTGATGTCTTTGCCAAAAAGAACCAGGGAATCCTGGAGTTCTATGGTGATGACATAGCTCTGCTGAAGCTGGCCCAGAAAGTAAAGATGTCCACCCATGCCAG GCCCATCTGCCTTCCCTGCACGATGGAGGCCAATCTGGCTCTGCGGAGACCTCAAGGCAGCACCTGTAGGGACCATG AGAATGAACTGCtgaacaaacagagtgttcctgCTCATTTTGTCGCCTTGAATGGGAGCAAACTGAACATTAACCTTAAGATGGGAGTGGAG TGGACAAGCTGTGCCGAGGTTGTCTCCCAAGAAAAAACCATGTTCCCCAACTTGACAGATGTCAGGGAGGTGGTGACAGACCAGTTCCTATGCAGTGGGACCCAGGAGGATGAGAGTCCCTGCAAGG GAGAATCTGGGGGAGCAGTTTTCCTTGAGCGGAGATTCAGGTTTTTTCAG gTGGGTCTGGTGAGCTGGGGTCTTTACAACCCCTGCCTTGGCTCTGCTGACAAAAACTCCCGCAAAAGGGCCCCTCGTAGCAAGGTCCCGCCGCCACGAGACTTTCACATCAATCTCTTCCGCATGCAGCCCTGGCTGAGGCAGCACCTGGGGGATGTCCTGAATTTTTTACCCCTCTAG